The Benincasa hispida cultivar B227 chromosome 9, ASM972705v1, whole genome shotgun sequence genome has a segment encoding these proteins:
- the LOC120084619 gene encoding protein VAPYRIN-LIKE-like, producing MDRLVKPDVKEVEFSFVKAENCSATFCLTNLMHTMSVAVCLSTSNPSVFSFSQDFSVIPPLSSSSYTISCKSSEKPPLSTPPDKISVRSAMLPIGKAHTDDLRRLFSSPGRHVFKDASLLISFVGFDVVEFLISNHKRIPDLRFLLNKAISGCTKSQLTALMEPAISSGKLGLVSALIDAGVDVNVKDSLKRSMLSIAVRIGNIDIVKRLIDSHCEIDFSVDLVLHIAATMNRVDLIDLLHENFPKIPVNSVDSDGRTPIHVAAANGHVEAMRYLTTIGGDPEAVDRKKWTPLHFAAAEGHLEAVEYLLNWSNVKYAVNSDGRTAFALASENGHTDLFDSLRLDDALHRTARAGDVRGLRSCVAAGANVNGKDQNGWTALHRAAFKGRIECVKALLEHGAETDAVDNAGYTPLRCAVEAGQEEVARLLVESGAKPNLLKGLRRDLNVCGGEISSLCCGK from the coding sequence atgGACAGATTGGTGAAGCCTGATGTGAAGGAAGTAGAATTTTCATTCGTGAAAGCAGAGAATTGTAGTGCAACTTTCTGTCTCACCAATTTGATGCACACCATGTCTGTTGCAGTTTGTTTATCTACATCAAATCCTTCTGTTTTCTCGTTTTCGCAAGATTTCTCTGTAATTCCAccgctttcttcttcttcctacaCCATTTCTTGCAAGTCATCGGAGAAACCTCCTCTCAGTACTCCGCCGGACAAAATCTCCGTTCGATCCGCCATGCTTCCGATCGGAAAAGCTCACACCGACGACCTACGCCGACTGTTCTCCAGCCCTGGCCGCCACGTTTTCAAGGATGCTTCGTTGTTGATCTCTTTTGTCGGTTTCGATGTAGTTGAATTCCTAATTTCGAACCATAAACGAATTCCTGATTTGAGATTTCTTCTTAACAAAGCTATTTCTGGTTGTACCAAGTCTCAGTTGACGGCGTTGATGGAACCGGCTATTTCGTCCGGGAAATTAGGGTTAGTTTCGGCTTTAATCGACGCTGGAGTAGACGTCAATGTGAAGGATTCTCTCAAACGGTCAATGTTGTCGATCGCTGTTAGGATTGGGAACATCGATATTGTCAAGCGATTGATTGATTCGCATTGCGAAATTGATTTCTCTGTCGATTTGGTCCTACACATAGCGGCAACGATGAACCGTGTCGATTTGATAGATCTACTCCACGAAAATTTTCCTAAGATACCAGTTAATTCCGTCGATTCCGACGGCCGTACTCCAATCCACGTGGCGGCGGCTAACGGTCACGTCGAGGCAATGCGTTACCTCACTACGATCGGCGGAGATCCCGAGGCGGTGGATCGGAAGAAATGGACTCCGCTACATTTCGCGGCGGCGGAAGGACATCTCGAAGCCGTGGAGTATCTTCTAAACTGGTCGAATGTGAAATACGCGGTGAACTCCGACGGAAGAACGGCGTTCGCACTCGCGTCGGAGAACGGACACACAGATCTATTCGATTCGTTGAGATTAGACGATGCATTGCACAGAACGGCTAGAGCCGGCGACGTTCGAGGTCTGAGAAGTTGCGTAGCGGCGGGAGCGAATGTGAATGGAAAAGACCAGAACGGGTGGACGGCTCTGCACAGGGCAGCGTTCAAAGGCAGAATTGAATGCGTCAAGGCGCTGCTGGAGCACGGAGCAGAGACCGACGCCGTCGACAACGCCGGGTACACGCCGCTGCGGTGCGCCGTCGAGGCCGGACAGGAGGAGGTGGCTCGGCTACTGGTTGAGAGTGGAGCGAAACCGAATTTGTTGAAAGGTTTGAGAAGGGATTTGAATGTGTGTGGTGGAGAGATTTCATCTCTGTGCTGTGGGAAATGA